A stretch of Helicobacter pylori oki112 DNA encodes these proteins:
- a CDS encoding TIGR00366 family protein, translating into MFLLRHLTSACVFLASKCLPDSFVLVALLSFIVFVLVYGLTGQDAFSVISSWGNGTWTLLGFSMQMALILVLGQALASAKLVQKLLKYLASLPKGYYTALWLVTFLSLIANWINWGFGLVISAIFAKEIAKNVKGVDYRLLIASAYSGFVIWHGGLSGSIPLSVATQNENLSKISAGVIEKAIPISQTIFSAYNLIIIGIILVGLPFLMAIIHPKKEEIIGIDAKLLKDEYKETELIDHQQDKTIAHFLENSALLSYLLVFLGFGYLGIYFFKGGGLSLNIVNTIFLFLGILLHKTPLAYVKAINYSARSVAGILLQFPFYAGIMGMMASHSVGGHSLAQMLSLAFTHIANEKTFALMTFLSAGIVNIFIPSGGGQWAIQAPIMLPAGQSLGVDPGVVSMAIAWGDAWTNMIQPFWALPALAIAGLGAKDIMGYCVLTLIFVGLVVCGVFYFLV; encoded by the coding sequence ATGTTTTTATTAAGGCATTTGACTTCAGCATGCGTGTTTTTGGCGTCTAAATGTTTGCCGGACTCTTTTGTCTTGGTCGCTCTTTTATCGTTTATCGTGTTTGTTCTTGTTTATGGTTTGACAGGGCAAGACGCTTTTTCTGTCATTTCTAGTTGGGGGAATGGCACTTGGACGCTTTTAGGTTTTTCTATGCAAATGGCTCTTATTTTGGTGTTGGGTCAGGCTCTGGCTAGCGCTAAATTAGTCCAAAAACTTTTAAAATATCTAGCGTCTTTACCTAAAGGGTATTATACGGCTTTATGGTTGGTTACCTTTTTGTCATTAATCGCTAATTGGATCAACTGGGGTTTTGGCTTAGTGATCAGTGCGATTTTTGCAAAAGAGATCGCCAAAAATGTTAAAGGGGTGGATTACAGGCTGCTTATTGCTAGCGCTTATTCGGGTTTTGTCATCTGGCATGGGGGCTTATCAGGCTCTATCCCTTTAAGCGTTGCCACCCAAAATGAAAATCTATCCAAAATAAGCGCTGGGGTGATTGAAAAAGCTATTCCCATCAGTCAGACGATTTTTTCTGCATATAATTTAATCATCATAGGGATCATTCTTGTAGGGTTACCCTTTTTAATGGCAATAATCCACCCTAAAAAGGAAGAAATCATTGGGATTGATGCAAAGCTTTTAAAAGACGAATACAAGGAAACAGAACTCATTGATCACCAACAAGACAAAACGATCGCGCATTTTTTGGAAAACAGCGCTTTGCTTTCTTATCTTTTGGTTTTTTTGGGTTTTGGGTATCTTGGTATTTATTTTTTTAAAGGAGGAGGGCTTAGTTTAAATATTGTCAATACGATTTTCCTTTTTTTAGGGATTTTGCTCCATAAAACCCCTTTAGCTTATGTGAAAGCGATCAATTATTCCGCTAGGAGCGTGGCTGGGATTTTATTGCAATTCCCTTTTTATGCTGGGATTATGGGAATGATGGCAAGCCATAGCGTGGGGGGTCATTCTTTAGCGCAAATGCTTTCTTTAGCCTTCACGCACATCGCTAATGAAAAAACTTTCGCGCTCATGACTTTTTTGAGCGCAGGGATTGTCAATATTTTCATCCCCTCTGGCGGAGGGCAATGGGCGATTCAAGCTCCTATCATGCTCCCTGCAGGGCAAAGCTTGGGGGTGGATCCGGGCGTGGTTTCTATGGCTATCGCTTGGGGAGACGCTTGGACGAATATGATACAGCCTTTTTGGGCTTTGCCCGCTTTAGCCATTGCAGGTTTGGGCGCTAAAGATATTATGGGCTATTGCGTTTTGACTTTAATTTTTGTAGGCTTAGTCGTGTGTGGGGTGTTTTATTTTTTAGTGTGA